In Yersinia enterocolitica subsp. enterocolitica, one DNA window encodes the following:
- a CDS encoding GNAT family N-acetyltransferase — protein MTTATPIRLLVRPITVADNLAIASVIRDVSAEFGLTADKGYTVSDPNLDHLYELYSQPRSAYWVIEVDGNIAGGGGVAPLSGGEASLCELQKMYFLPILRGKGLAKQLALQALEFARQQGFNRCYLETTASLTSAVGLYERLGFEHINGPMGNTGHVDCEVTMLKTL, from the coding sequence ATGACCACAGCCACACCTATCCGCCTGCTGGTACGCCCCATCACCGTAGCAGACAACCTCGCTATCGCTAGTGTCATTCGGGACGTTTCGGCTGAATTCGGCCTGACTGCCGATAAAGGCTATACCGTGTCTGATCCCAATTTAGATCACTTATATGAGCTGTACAGCCAGCCACGTAGCGCTTACTGGGTGATTGAAGTCGACGGAAATATTGCGGGCGGCGGTGGCGTGGCACCTTTGTCGGGTGGTGAAGCGTCTCTGTGTGAATTGCAGAAAATGTATTTCCTGCCGATATTGCGCGGCAAAGGGTTGGCTAAGCAGTTGGCGTTACAAGCGCTGGAATTTGCCCGTCAACAGGGCTTCAACCGTTGCTATCTGGAAACCACGGCCAGTTTGACCAGTGCGGTAGGCTTATATGAAAGATTGGGTTTTGAGCATATCAATGGCCCAATGGGAAATACCGGTCATGTGGATTGCGAAGTAACTATGCTGAAAACATTGTAA
- the argF gene encoding ornithine carbamoyltransferase, producing MSQFYKRHFLRLLDFTPAEITALLELAAYLKQAKKSGGEKQKLIGKNIALIFEKDSTRTRCSFEVAAYDQGARVTYLGPGGSQIGHKESIKDTARVLGRMYDGIQYRGYGQKVVETLAEFAGVPVWNGLTNEFHPTQLLADLLTMQEHLPGKPLSEMKFAYLGDARNNMGNTLLEAAALVGMDLRLVAPKACWPEAELVAACQVQAKKTGGKITLTEDIAEGVKGADFLYTDVWVSMGEPKEVWQERVALLKPYQVNMDVVKLTGNPQVKFLHCLPAFHDDQTTVGKQMAELYDLPGGMEVTDEVFESAHSIVFDQAENRLHTIKAVMVATLGTA from the coding sequence ATGAGTCAGTTCTATAAACGTCACTTTCTAAGGTTACTGGACTTTACACCCGCCGAGATTACAGCCCTGCTAGAGTTGGCCGCTTACCTGAAGCAAGCCAAGAAATCCGGCGGTGAGAAACAAAAATTGATAGGTAAGAATATCGCGCTCATCTTCGAAAAAGACTCGACCCGTACTCGATGCTCTTTCGAAGTTGCCGCATATGATCAAGGTGCGCGGGTGACTTATCTCGGCCCAGGCGGAAGTCAAATAGGGCATAAAGAATCAATTAAAGATACCGCCAGAGTATTAGGCCGGATGTATGACGGTATTCAATATCGTGGTTACGGCCAAAAGGTGGTTGAAACATTGGCTGAATTTGCCGGCGTGCCGGTATGGAATGGCCTGACCAATGAATTCCATCCAACCCAGTTACTGGCCGACTTACTGACTATGCAGGAGCACTTGCCGGGTAAGCCATTGAGTGAAATGAAATTTGCCTATCTTGGTGATGCACGTAACAACATGGGTAATACCCTGTTAGAAGCGGCCGCTCTGGTCGGGATGGATTTACGCCTGGTCGCGCCAAAAGCCTGCTGGCCGGAGGCCGAATTAGTCGCCGCTTGTCAGGTGCAGGCCAAAAAGACCGGCGGTAAAATCACCTTGACCGAGGATATTGCCGAAGGCGTAAAAGGGGCTGATTTCTTGTATACCGATGTATGGGTTTCGATGGGCGAACCGAAAGAAGTCTGGCAGGAGCGGGTTGCATTGCTCAAGCCCTATCAGGTCAATATGGATGTGGTGAAACTGACCGGCAACCCACAGGTTAAATTCCTTCATTGCTTGCCAGCATTCCACGATGATCAAACTACCGTCGGCAAACAAATGGCGGAACTTTATGACTTACCGGGCGGCATGGAAGTGACCGACGAAGTATTTGAATCGGCTCACAGCATTGTATTTGATCAGGCCGAAAACCGCCTGCACACCATCAAAGCTGTGATGGTTGCGACATTGGGAACAGCATAA
- the pepA gene encoding leucyl aminopeptidase, with the protein MEFSVKSGSPEKQRSACIVVGVFEPRRLSPIAEQLDKISDGYISALLRRGELEGKVGQTLLLHHVPNILSERILLIGCGKERELDERQYKQVIQKTINTLNDTGSMEAVCFLTELHVKGRNTYWKVRQAVETAKETLYTFDQLKSNKTEPRRPLRKMVFNVPTRRELTSGERAIQHGLAVASGIKAAKDLGNMPPNICNAAYLASQARQLADAFSTNIITRVIGEQQMKELGMHSYLAVGHGSQNESLMSVIEYKGNPNPDAKPIVLVGKGLTFDSGGISIKPAEGMDEMKYDMCGAATVYGVMRVVAELQLPLNVIGVLAGCENMPGGRAYRPGDILTTMSGQTVEVLNTDAEGRLVLCDALTYVERFEPEVVIDIATLTGACVVALGHHITGLMSNHNPLAHELIGASEQAGDRAWRLPLGDEFYEQLDSNFADMANIGGRAGGAITAGCFLSRFTRKYSWAHLDIAGTAWRSGKNKGATGRPVALLSQFLLNRAGLNGDD; encoded by the coding sequence ATGGAGTTCAGTGTAAAGAGCGGCAGCCCGGAAAAACAGCGTAGTGCCTGTATTGTAGTCGGCGTTTTCGAACCTCGTCGTCTATCTCCCATTGCCGAACAACTCGACAAAATTAGTGATGGCTACATCAGCGCTTTATTGCGCCGTGGTGAACTTGAAGGCAAAGTCGGGCAGACGCTATTACTGCACCATGTGCCGAATATTCTCTCCGAGCGCATCTTGTTAATTGGCTGTGGCAAAGAGCGTGAGCTTGATGAGCGCCAGTACAAGCAAGTGATCCAGAAGACCATCAATACCCTTAATGACACCGGATCAATGGAAGCCGTTTGTTTCCTGACCGAGCTGCATGTTAAAGGCCGCAATACTTACTGGAAAGTGCGCCAGGCAGTAGAAACAGCGAAAGAGACACTTTATACCTTCGATCAGCTTAAAAGTAATAAAACCGAGCCGCGTCGCCCATTACGCAAGATGGTATTCAATGTGCCCACACGCCGCGAATTGACCAGCGGTGAGCGCGCAATTCAGCATGGTCTGGCGGTAGCATCCGGTATTAAAGCGGCGAAAGACTTGGGCAATATGCCGCCAAATATTTGTAATGCCGCCTATCTGGCTTCGCAAGCACGCCAGTTAGCCGATGCATTCAGCACCAATATCATCACTCGCGTGATTGGTGAGCAGCAAATGAAAGAGCTGGGAATGCACTCCTATCTTGCTGTAGGCCATGGTTCACAGAATGAATCATTAATGTCGGTGATAGAATATAAGGGTAATCCAAACCCGGACGCTAAGCCAATTGTGCTGGTGGGCAAAGGGTTGACCTTCGATTCTGGCGGTATTTCCATCAAGCCAGCCGAAGGCATGGATGAGATGAAATACGACATGTGTGGCGCTGCAACTGTCTATGGCGTAATGCGTGTAGTGGCCGAGCTGCAATTGCCATTGAATGTGATTGGTGTATTGGCTGGCTGTGAAAATATGCCAGGTGGCCGCGCTTATCGCCCAGGCGATATCCTCACTACCATGTCTGGTCAGACAGTTGAAGTGCTCAATACTGATGCTGAAGGCCGTCTGGTGCTGTGCGATGCATTGACCTATGTTGAGCGTTTCGAGCCAGAAGTGGTGATTGATATCGCGACCCTAACAGGGGCGTGTGTTGTGGCATTAGGCCATCACATCACCGGTTTGATGTCGAATCACAATCCATTGGCTCACGAGCTGATTGGGGCATCCGAGCAAGCGGGTGACCGTGCATGGCGTTTGCCACTGGGTGATGAGTTCTACGAGCAACTGGATTCCAATTTTGCCGACATGGCAAATATTGGTGGCCGTGCGGGCGGTGCAATTACCGCCGGTTGCTTCCTGTCACGCTTTACTCGCAAATACAGCTGGGCACATTTGGATATCGCGGGCACGGCATGGCGTTCAGGTAAGAACAAAGGCGCAACTGGCCGTCCAGTCGCGTTGTTATCCCAGTTCTTGCTTAACCGCGCAGGGTTAAACGGCGACGATTAA
- the lptF gene encoding LPS export ABC transporter permease LptF, producing the protein MIIIRYLVRETLKSQIAILFILLLIFFSQKLVRILGAAVDGEIPTNLVLSLLGLGVPEMAQLILPLSLFLGLLMTLGKLYTESEITVMHACGMGKKSLIMAALILALVTSALAAVNTIWLGPWSSKHQDEVLNDARANPSLAALAGGQFKSSTDGNSALFIGNVTGKEFNRVFLAQLRPNGNQRPSVVVADSGYMTERPDGSQVVILNKGTRYEGTALLRDFRITDFVDYQAIIGHQEVQQNNNAADQMTMKQLWRSHQPDARAEFHWRLTLIVSVIVMALLVVPLSVVNPRQGRVLSMLPAMLLYLIFFLLQSSLRSNASSGKLDPSIWMWAVNGAYLALAVILNLWDGLPARKLRARLRGAA; encoded by the coding sequence GTGATCATCATTAGATATCTGGTACGGGAAACACTTAAGAGCCAAATTGCGATTCTGTTCATCCTGCTATTAATCTTCTTTAGTCAGAAGTTAGTACGGATATTAGGCGCTGCGGTCGATGGTGAAATCCCGACAAACCTGGTTTTATCCCTTTTAGGGCTCGGTGTGCCGGAAATGGCACAACTTATCCTGCCGTTAAGCTTATTCCTTGGCTTATTAATGACGCTAGGTAAATTGTACACGGAGAGTGAAATCACCGTGATGCATGCCTGCGGCATGGGCAAGAAATCCTTGATTATGGCTGCATTGATCCTGGCGCTGGTCACTTCTGCGCTGGCGGCGGTCAACACTATTTGGCTTGGCCCTTGGTCTTCTAAACATCAAGACGAAGTGCTGAACGACGCCAGAGCCAACCCTAGTCTGGCCGCTTTGGCTGGTGGGCAGTTTAAATCCTCAACTGATGGCAATTCAGCCTTATTTATCGGTAATGTGACGGGCAAAGAGTTTAACCGTGTATTTCTGGCACAATTGCGGCCAAACGGTAATCAGCGCCCCTCCGTAGTTGTAGCTGATAGTGGCTACATGACCGAACGGCCTGATGGTTCGCAAGTGGTTATCTTAAATAAAGGTACCCGCTATGAAGGCACCGCATTGTTGCGCGACTTCCGTATTACTGATTTTGTCGATTATCAGGCCATTATTGGTCATCAGGAAGTCCAACAAAATAATAATGCGGCTGACCAAATGACCATGAAACAGCTGTGGCGTTCGCATCAGCCCGATGCCCGCGCCGAGTTTCATTGGCGTCTGACGCTGATTGTGTCGGTTATCGTCATGGCGCTGCTGGTGGTGCCCCTCAGTGTGGTTAACCCGCGCCAGGGCCGTGTACTGAGTATGTTGCCCGCTATGTTACTGTATTTAATCTTCTTCCTGTTACAAAGCTCCCTGCGTTCTAATGCAAGTAGTGGCAAGCTGGACCCCTCGATCTGGATGTGGGCTGTAAATGGTGCTTATCTGGCTCTTGCGGTGATATTGAACCTGTGGGATGGCCTGCCGGCTCGTAAGTTACGTGCTCGATTGAGAGGTGCTGCCTGA
- a CDS encoding YhcH/YjgK/YiaL family protein yields the protein MITGNIHHLELLPYLPAQLKEAIEYVKSHITAETPLGKHDIDGNNLFVLISNDSTDYLENRRAEYHAKYLDIQIVLAGVEGMTFSNLPAGKPDTDWLADKDIAFLPAGVDEKQFVMQAGDFVVFYPGEVHKPLCAVGEPARVRKAVVKLAVK from the coding sequence ATGATCACCGGAAACATCCATCATTTGGAATTATTGCCTTATCTGCCTGCGCAATTAAAAGAAGCTATTGAATATGTGAAAAGTCACATCACAGCAGAAACGCCATTGGGTAAACATGATATTGATGGCAATAACCTGTTCGTATTGATTTCCAATGACAGCACTGACTATCTGGAAAACCGCCGCGCGGAATATCACGCTAAATATCTGGATATTCAGATAGTCCTGGCGGGTGTTGAGGGGATGACTTTCAGTAACTTACCTGCTGGCAAACCCGATACCGACTGGTTAGCAGACAAAGATATTGCGTTCTTACCAGCAGGAGTTGATGAGAAGCAGTTTGTAATGCAAGCCGGTGATTTCGTGGTGTTCTACCCAGGAGAAGTGCATAAACCATTATGTGCAGTGGGCGAACCGGCGCGGGTACGGAAAGCCGTAGTTAAGTTGGCGGTAAAATAA
- a CDS encoding valine--tRNA ligase — MENTPSNIDKTEPSLDKTYSPQEIEQPLYEHWEKQGYFKPNGDTSKESYCIMIPPPNVTGSLHMGHAFQQTIMDTLIRYQRMQGKNTLWQAGTDHAGIATQMVVERKIAAEEGKTRHDYGRDAFIDKIWQWKGESGGTITRQMRRLGNSVDWERERFTMDDGLSNAVKEVFVRLHKEDLIYRGKRLVNWDPKLRTAISDLEVENRESKGSMWHLRYPLADGAKTADGKDYLVVATTRPETVLGDTGVAVNPEDPRYKDLIGKEVILPLVGRRIPILGDEHADMEKGTGCVKITPAHDFNDYEVGKRHALPMINILTFDGDIRSEAEVFDTNGEATDACSGAIPQQFQGLERFAARKAVVAEFDKLGLLEEVKAHDLTVPYGDRGGVVIEPMLTDQWYVRTAPLAKVAIEAVENGEIQFVPKQYENMYYSWMRDIQDWCISRQLWWGHRIPAWYDEQGKVYVGRDEAEVRRENNLGADVALRQDEDVLDTWFSSGLWTFSTLGWPEQTEALKTFHPTSVVVSGFDIIFFWIARMIMLTMHFMKDENGKPQVPFKTVYMTGLIRDDEGQKMSKSKGNVIDPLDMVDGISLEELLEKRTGNMMQPQLAEKIRKRTEKQFPNGIEPHGTDALRFTLAALASTGRDINWDMKRLEGYRNFCNKLWNASRFVLMNTEGQDCGQNGGEMVLSLADRWILAEFNQTIKAYREAMDTYRFDLAANILYEFTWNQFCDWYLELAKPVMNSGSEAELRGTRHTLIEVLEALLRLAHPIIPYITETIWQRVKTLKGITADTIMLQPFPEYDASQVDEKALSDLEWIKQTIIAVRNIRAEMNIAPGKPLEVMLRGASAEAQRRVLENQSFIQSLARLSSLTLLPEGDKGPVSVTKLVEGAEVLIPMAGLIDKATELERLAKEVAKLEAEIERIEGKLSNEGFVARAPEAVVAKERERMAACAEAKQKLIEQQATIAAL; from the coding sequence ATGGAAAACACACCTTCTAATATCGACAAAACTGAGCCGTCCCTCGATAAAACATACAGCCCGCAAGAAATCGAACAGCCGCTGTATGAACACTGGGAAAAACAGGGTTATTTCAAGCCGAACGGCGATACCAGTAAAGAAAGCTACTGCATCATGATCCCGCCGCCGAACGTCACCGGTAGCCTGCACATGGGCCATGCGTTCCAACAAACCATCATGGATACCTTGATTCGTTATCAACGTATGCAGGGCAAAAATACCTTGTGGCAAGCCGGGACTGACCATGCAGGTATCGCGACCCAAATGGTGGTTGAGCGCAAGATCGCCGCAGAAGAAGGCAAAACTCGCCACGATTACGGCCGTGACGCATTTATCGATAAAATCTGGCAATGGAAAGGCGAATCTGGCGGCACCATTACTCGCCAAATGCGCCGTCTGGGTAACTCCGTGGATTGGGAACGTGAGCGTTTCACCATGGACGATGGCCTCTCCAATGCGGTTAAAGAAGTGTTTGTCCGCCTGCACAAAGAAGACTTAATTTACCGTGGCAAGCGCCTGGTGAACTGGGATCCAAAACTGCGCACTGCTATCTCTGATCTGGAAGTCGAAAACCGCGAATCGAAAGGCTCCATGTGGCATCTGCGTTATCCGCTGGCCGATGGTGCTAAAACTGCGGATGGCAAAGACTATCTGGTGGTCGCCACCACGCGTCCAGAAACCGTGTTGGGTGATACTGGTGTTGCAGTCAACCCGGAAGATCCGCGTTATAAAGACTTGATCGGCAAAGAAGTTATCCTACCGCTGGTGGGTCGCCGTATTCCGATCCTCGGTGACGAGCATGCCGACATGGAAAAAGGCACCGGTTGTGTAAAAATCACGCCAGCGCACGATTTTAATGACTATGAAGTCGGTAAACGCCACGCCCTGCCGATGATCAACATTCTGACTTTCGATGGTGATATCCGTAGCGAAGCGGAAGTATTTGATACCAATGGCGAAGCGACTGATGCGTGCAGCGGTGCAATTCCACAACAGTTCCAAGGTTTGGAGCGTTTTGCTGCCCGTAAAGCTGTAGTGGCTGAATTCGATAAACTTGGCCTGCTGGAAGAAGTCAAAGCCCACGACCTGACTGTGCCTTATGGCGACCGTGGCGGCGTGGTTATCGAGCCAATGCTGACTGACCAATGGTATGTTCGCACCGCTCCGCTGGCTAAAGTGGCAATCGAAGCTGTCGAAAATGGCGAGATCCAATTCGTACCGAAGCAGTACGAAAATATGTATTACTCGTGGATGCGCGATATCCAAGACTGGTGTATCTCCCGTCAGTTGTGGTGGGGCCACCGCATTCCAGCCTGGTATGACGAGCAAGGTAAAGTGTATGTGGGCCGTGATGAGGCTGAAGTGCGCCGCGAAAACAACCTGGGCGCAGACGTGGCATTGCGTCAAGACGAAGACGTGCTGGATACCTGGTTCTCCTCTGGCCTGTGGACTTTCTCCACTCTGGGCTGGCCTGAGCAAACCGAAGCACTGAAAACCTTCCACCCGACCAGTGTTGTGGTCAGTGGCTTTGATATTATTTTCTTCTGGATTGCCCGCATGATCATGCTGACCATGCACTTTATGAAAGATGAAAATGGTAAGCCGCAAGTGCCATTTAAAACCGTCTACATGACCGGTCTTATCCGTGATGACGAAGGGCAGAAAATGTCCAAGTCGAAAGGCAACGTCATTGACCCACTGGATATGGTTGATGGTATCTCGCTGGAAGAATTGCTGGAAAAACGTACTGGCAACATGATGCAGCCGCAGCTGGCGGAGAAAATCCGTAAGCGCACCGAGAAGCAGTTCCCGAACGGTATTGAGCCGCACGGTACAGATGCTCTGCGCTTTACACTGGCGGCATTGGCCTCCACCGGCCGTGATATCAACTGGGACATGAAGCGCCTGGAAGGTTATCGCAACTTCTGTAACAAGCTGTGGAACGCCAGCCGTTTCGTGCTAATGAACACCGAAGGACAGGATTGCGGGCAGAATGGCGGCGAAATGGTACTGTCACTGGCTGACCGCTGGATTCTGGCTGAATTCAATCAGACCATTAAAGCCTACCGCGAAGCGATGGACACTTACCGCTTCGATTTGGCCGCTAATATTCTGTATGAGTTTACCTGGAACCAGTTCTGTGACTGGTATCTGGAACTGGCCAAACCGGTGATGAACAGCGGTTCTGAAGCTGAACTGCGTGGAACTCGTCATACTCTGATTGAAGTTCTGGAAGCCCTGCTGCGTTTGGCACACCCAATCATTCCTTACATCACAGAGACCATCTGGCAGCGAGTCAAAACCCTAAAAGGTATTACTGCGGACACCATTATGTTGCAGCCTTTCCCGGAATATGACGCCAGTCAGGTTGATGAGAAAGCGCTAAGTGATTTGGAATGGATCAAACAGACCATCATCGCAGTGCGGAATATCCGCGCAGAAATGAACATCGCGCCGGGTAAGCCGCTGGAAGTGATGCTGCGTGGTGCCAGTGCTGAAGCCCAACGCCGTGTGCTGGAAAACCAGAGTTTCATCCAGTCGCTGGCGCGGTTGTCCTCTCTCACCCTGTTACCTGAAGGTGATAAAGGCCCGGTATCGGTGACCAAATTGGTTGAAGGTGCGGAAGTGCTGATCCCAATGGCTGGCCTGATTGATAAAGCCACCGAACTGGAAAGGCTGGCAAAAGAAGTGGCTAAGCTGGAAGCTGAAATTGAGCGTATCGAAGGCAAGTTGAGTAATGAAGGTTTTGTGGCGCGCGCGCCAGAAGCCGTGGTTGCCAAAGAGCGCGAAAGAATGGCAGCCTGCGCTGAAGCCAAACAGAAGTTAATTGAGCAACAAGCGACTATCGCCGCACTGTAA
- the rraB gene encoding ribonuclease E inhibitor RraB — translation MANREMLDEQRDETRLIIEELLEDGSDPDALYTIEHHLSAEKFEVLEKAAVEAFKLGYEVTDAEELEVEDGSVVMCCDVISEVALNAEIIDAQVEQLIALAETCGVNYDGWGTYYEDPNAEDDEDGEFDDEELVDEDDDGKRH, via the coding sequence ATGGCAAACCGCGAAATGCTAGACGAACAACGTGACGAGACCCGCCTGATCATCGAAGAACTGCTGGAAGATGGCAGCGATCCGGATGCGCTGTACACCATTGAACACCACCTTTCAGCCGAGAAGTTCGAAGTGCTGGAAAAAGCGGCCGTAGAAGCATTCAAACTGGGTTATGAAGTAACAGATGCTGAAGAGCTGGAAGTCGAAGATGGCTCAGTGGTGATGTGCTGTGATGTGATCAGCGAAGTTGCGCTGAATGCTGAAATTATTGATGCGCAGGTTGAACAGCTGATTGCACTAGCTGAAACCTGTGGCGTGAATTATGACGGTTGGGGCACTTACTATGAAGATCCTAACGCAGAAGATGATGAAGACGGCGAGTTCGACGACGAAGAGTTAGTGGATGAAGATGACGACGGTAAGCGTCACTAA
- a CDS encoding DNA polymerase III subunit chi, which yields MKNATFYLLEHDTPAGELRAHEALACEIAAERWRAGKRVLIACESQEQAQRLDEALWQRAPEQFVPHNLAGEGPKYGAPVELAWPERRGNSPRDLLISLLPEFAGFATAFHEVVDFVPYEENLKQLARDRYKSYRSVGFHLTTATPPTN from the coding sequence ATGAAAAACGCCACGTTTTATTTGCTCGAACACGACACGCCCGCTGGTGAGCTGCGCGCTCATGAGGCGTTGGCCTGCGAAATTGCGGCCGAGCGTTGGCGGGCAGGCAAACGGGTACTGATCGCCTGTGAAAGTCAGGAACAGGCCCAGCGGCTGGATGAAGCGCTATGGCAACGGGCACCTGAGCAATTTGTTCCCCATAATTTGGCGGGTGAAGGGCCAAAGTATGGCGCACCAGTCGAACTGGCTTGGCCGGAACGACGTGGAAATTCCCCCCGCGACCTGCTTATCAGCCTGCTACCAGAGTTCGCAGGTTTTGCCACCGCTTTCCATGAAGTGGTAGACTTCGTTCCTTACGAAGAAAATTTGAAACAGTTGGCGCGCGACCGATATAAGTCTTATCGCAGCGTCGGCTTCCACTTGACCACGGCAACGCCGCCAACTAATTGA
- a CDS encoding ABC transporter substrate-binding protein, which yields MKAKILSLLVLTALSGSALAATPPDTLVVVQSLDDIVSLDPAESNELSSIQTVPSLYQRLVQADRDNPAKIEPVLAQSWQGDAAAKTLTVKLRPQAVFASGNPVQADDVIYSFNRAVKMNRSPAFILNVLGWDASNIDQHLKKIDNNTVLLSWSADVSPAVALNILSTPIASIVDKKAVSANVKDDDYGNAWLKMHSAGSGPFKMRVYQPHQAIVLDANPTSPGDKPLIKNIIIKNVPDPSARRLLIQQGDADIARELGPDQTAALKTQPGIKVVEIPSAEQNYLVFNTANQANPLLSKPEFWQAARYLVDYQGITKDLLKGQYFVHQSFLPVGLPGALESNPFTFDPAKAKEILTKAGIKDATLTLDVENKPPFITIAQSLQASFAQGGVKLVLLPAAGSQVYGRVRAKQHQSAIRLWIPDYFDAHSNASAFAYNDGKSSTVAGLNGWVIPELNKQTLAAVAEADPAKRSALYTQLQEDLQKNSPYIFIDQAKAQVVLRDNVKGYQQGLNADMVYYDRVSK from the coding sequence ATGAAAGCTAAAATTCTGTCACTGTTGGTTTTGACTGCACTATCTGGCAGTGCACTGGCAGCAACGCCACCAGATACTCTGGTTGTGGTGCAATCCCTGGATGATATCGTTAGCCTTGATCCGGCTGAAAGTAATGAGCTATCCAGTATTCAGACCGTCCCAAGTCTTTATCAGCGGCTGGTGCAAGCCGATCGTGATAATCCGGCAAAAATAGAACCCGTTCTTGCACAAAGCTGGCAAGGCGATGCTGCGGCAAAAACCCTTACGGTAAAATTACGTCCGCAGGCGGTATTTGCCTCCGGCAATCCGGTGCAAGCTGATGACGTGATTTATTCCTTTAATCGCGCAGTCAAAATGAACCGTTCACCGGCCTTTATCCTGAATGTCTTGGGCTGGGATGCGAGTAATATCGATCAGCATTTGAAGAAAATTGATAACAACACCGTGCTACTGAGCTGGAGTGCAGATGTCAGCCCCGCAGTTGCGCTGAATATTTTATCAACCCCCATTGCCTCAATTGTTGATAAAAAAGCGGTGAGCGCTAATGTGAAAGATGATGACTATGGTAATGCCTGGTTGAAAATGCATTCAGCCGGTAGCGGCCCATTCAAAATGCGTGTTTATCAACCGCATCAGGCCATTGTACTGGATGCCAATCCGACATCACCTGGTGATAAGCCACTGATTAAAAATATTATTATTAAAAACGTTCCCGATCCAAGTGCTCGTCGCCTGCTGATCCAGCAAGGTGATGCTGATATCGCGCGTGAATTAGGGCCAGACCAAACTGCGGCGCTGAAAACCCAACCAGGGATTAAAGTTGTCGAAATCCCGTCTGCCGAACAAAACTATCTGGTCTTTAATACGGCCAATCAGGCCAATCCGCTGTTGAGCAAACCTGAATTCTGGCAGGCCGCCCGCTATTTGGTTGATTATCAGGGAATTACCAAAGATTTGCTGAAAGGCCAGTATTTTGTACATCAAAGCTTCCTGCCAGTGGGTTTACCGGGTGCGCTGGAAAGCAATCCTTTCACCTTTGATCCTGCTAAAGCCAAAGAAATTCTGACTAAAGCCGGTATTAAAGATGCCACGCTGACTCTGGATGTGGAGAACAAACCGCCATTCATTACCATTGCCCAGTCGCTGCAAGCCAGCTTTGCCCAAGGTGGCGTGAAATTGGTGTTATTGCCAGCTGCGGGTAGTCAGGTGTATGGCCGCGTACGTGCCAAACAGCATCAGTCAGCAATCCGTCTGTGGATCCCGGACTACTTCGATGCACACTCAAATGCCAGCGCCTTTGCCTATAATGACGGCAAGAGCAGTACTGTTGCCGGTTTAAACGGCTGGGTTATTCCTGAGCTGAATAAACAAACATTGGCGGCAGTCGCCGAGGCTGATCCGGCCAAGCGCAGCGCGCTCTACACTCAGTTACAGGAAGATCTGCAAAAGAACTCGCCTTATATCTTTATTGATCAAGCCAAAGCACAAGTTGTGCTACGAGATAATGTAAAAGGCTATCAACAAGGTCTGAATGCAGATATGGTCTATTATGACCGTGTCAGCAAATAG